Genomic window (Capsicum annuum cultivar UCD-10X-F1 chromosome 10, UCD10Xv1.1, whole genome shotgun sequence):
ACTACAGATCAGAgtcaaagagaagaaaaatgtgACCAAGACATGGATCACATGAAGAAGCAGATGGATCTTCTTACTAAGCACTTATTATTGGGAAAGACAGAAAAGGTTAAAGCTGTAGCATCAtagggaagagatgactctgattctgaggaggaagctaattacttgaacaatcaggggggttttcgaggcggtggccaaggaaaccaaggtcgaaactattatgacAAATTTAGCTATAAGGATCGTGACCAAGgaaattagaagaataaaaatgataGGAGTTGGTTGTATTTTCCTCCTAGAAACCATAAGGCTGCAACGACTAGTTCAGGGAAGATGTCCATGGgagacatgatggctaagttattAAAGAAATTGAAAGCAACAAATATTAGGGTGGCTGAGTTGAAAAGTGATTTATCTTCTATGAATCAATTGGTTAATTCACACTCTACTTTGATAAAATAATTGGAGCAAAAGATGAACCAACTGTCTGCATATTCAATTAGAGGAATAGtggcactttaccaagtgacacAGTTCAGAATCTAAGGAAGGATGGTTCGTGTATGAGGGTTACTAAtaggagtggtaaggtattggcaAGCCCTCTTATAGGAAAGACTGTGGTTGATATTGTGCCATTTGATATTGAAGAAGTAGAAATTGAtcatccagtggagtctgagaaactGGATGAGATTATTTATGATACACCATCCAACtatcagcaggttgatgagttggagaagagaaagagaaaggagGTTGAAGTGGTGGTTACCACTCTCCTAAAATCACCTTCTCTATTTCCCCATCAGTTGAAGAAAAAGGCCAATGATGCAAAGTTTAGGAAATTTATGGCCATGCTTAAGAAGTTGACGATCAATTTTCCACTAGTGCAGGCATTGGAACAAATGTCcggtatgcaaagttcatgaaagaccttgtcacaAAGAAATGGACGGTTATCTATGAGATAGTGGACAATCTCTATCATTATAGTGCTATTTCCACAAGGGCTTTGCTGTAGAAGAAGGCAAACccgggagcatttaccatcccttgcactattgggcctcttgattttgcaaaagttctatgtgatttgggagctagtataaacttAATGCCACTTACTGtgtataagaaattgggtttggggagCCTACTCCCACAAACATAAGACTAGTTatggcagataggtctgtaaAGCGGCCCGTGGAGATTCTTTATGACGTATTAGTGAAGGTGGCCAGTGTCACATTTCCAGTAGATTTTGTTATCCTCAATTGTGAGGAGGATTTCGAAgtgcccataatcttaggtcGATCTTTCCTCAGAATcgggagtgtacttattgatttgAGGACGCATGAGCTACTATTCAGGCTGAATGATGAGGTGGTTTAATTCAATGTATGCCAGTCCATGAAATAGCATAAATATATGAGTGTATTCTCTTTTGTGGATGCctattatgaggaggagcaggAAGTGCCACTAGAAGAAAAATTTGTTGTGGAGACTTTCGCCAttgtattgatgaattttgatcatgacgATATcgaagattatgaggagactgtgTGTACTTTAATGGGTATGGGATCTTATTCATATATACCTAATATGTTGGATTTGGACTAGAAAAATCATCCGGGTCCACCTGTGAAGCCTTCTATAGAAGAGCCACCTACCTTGGAGCTAAAAGAATTGCCTGGAAATTTGAGCTATGTGTTCCTGGGTAGTGGGAATacactacctgttattattgcagctgatctAGATGAGCAATAGGTAGAAGCCCTTatctctattcttaagagatataaaagGGCTATTGGTTGGACGATTATAGATATCATTCGGCATCCCTCTTggtatatatacacataagatTCATCTTGAGGAGGATTATATTCTGACTATTAATCACCAGCATCGTCTAAACCCACCTATGTAATAggtagtgaagaaagaaatcattaagTGGCTAGATGTAGGGCTGGTATACCCTATTTTagatagtaagtgggtgagtccCGTTCAGtgtgtgtgcccaagaaagggggcacgACAGTTGtggctaatgagaagaatgagttaatCCCATTCGGTCCTATTAGTacgtggagggtgtgtatggattatataAAACACAACTCGTGGATaatgaaggaccacttcccaatgcctttcatggatcagatgcttgatcggcTAGCGGGAAGaggttggtactatttcttaGATGGGTACTCTGGTTACAACCAGATTTCTATTGCTACTGAAGATTAGGAAAATACAACATTCATGTGCCCATATGGTAAGTTTACTTTTAAGCGGATACCTTTCGGTTTGTGTAACACACCCACCACTTTTCAGCGGTGCATGATGTCgatattttttgatatggttgaagacaccttggaggtatttGTGGATGACTTCTTGGTGAACGGTGATTCTTTTGAGATCTGCTCACTGAATCTTAGTCGGGCGTTGCAGTGGTGTGAAGAGTTCAACCTTGTCCTTAActaggaaaaatgccacttcatggtgaaggagggcattattTTCGGTCACAAAGGCATTGAGGTAGATAAGGCAAAGGTTGAAGTAATTGAGAAACTACCTTCCTCAATCTCAGTCAAAAGGGTATGTAGCTTTCTCGGTTATGTGGGGTTCTATCATAGATTCATAAAGGACTTGTCAAAGATTGTAAACCTACATTGCAAAATTTTGGAGAAGGAGGTCAAGTTCACTTTTGATGATGACTGCAGAAAGGTTTTTGAATGCCTTAAGCTGAAACTAGAGGGGGCTCCAATTATTGTTGTTGCTGATTCGACGAAGTTGttcgagattatgtgtgatgccagTAGAGTGGCACTGGGAGCTGTTCTTGGCCAACAGAAAAAGAAGTTGTTCCATCTGATCTATTATGTAAGCAAGGCCCTAAATGGGtcttaaaagaattattttatgattgaaaAGGAACTTCTAGCAGTGGTGTaagcttttgagaagttttgggcaTATTTGttaggtaccaaggtagtggtGTACAACGACCACTCTGCCTTAAGGTACTTAATGGtgaagaaggatgctaaaccaaggctaatatggtgggtattgctacttcaggaatttgactttgaagtcaaggaTCGAAAGGGATGTGAGTACCAGGTAGCAGATTACTTATCTAGACTTGAAGGCAAGCAGACAGTTAAGGATGAGCTAgagattgatgattcctttccAAATGATAAAATATTGGCTGCAGTGCTTGAAAAAGTATCCTGGTATGCTGACTTCACGAACTATGTGGTAAGTGAAGTAATGCCGGAGAATCTTTCCTTTCTTCCAAGGAataagtttctccatgatgtgtcACATTATTTTTGGGATTAGTCGTATCTATTTTGGTGGTGTGCAGATGGCATTATCAGGCGGTGCGTCCTAGAAGTAGATATATTGAGTATACTGGAAGCAATTCATGCTTCCCCATTTAGAGGTCACCATACAGATGATCGAACTACAAGAAAAGTGCTTCAAAGAGGCTACTGTTGGACCTCCTTATTCAAAGATGCCTATGAGCTAGTGAAAAGATGTGACCAATTTCAAAGGCAAGAGTCCATCTCAAATCATCATGAGATACCAATATCTAAAATAgtggaggtagaattatttgattatGGGGCTTGACTTCATGGGGCCCTTCGTGAGCTCATTTAggatgaagtacatattagttATTGCTGAGTACGTATCAAAATGGGTTGAGGCAATGACTCTGGCGGATAATAAAGGAAAGTGGGTTGTTGCATTCTTAAAGATAAATATCTTCTCTCTCtttggggtaccacgtaccatcataGACTATGGAAGATCACACTTTTGCAGATATTCAGAGCTGCATTGGCAAAATATGGAGTCAAGCAGCATAAAGTGGCTACCCCATACCACCCATAGACCAGTGGGTAGGTGGAAATCTCAAATTCGGAAATCATGGCTATCCTTGCCAAGACGGTAAATGCTtgcaggaaagattggtctaggaagctggacgatgccttatggACATATAGAatagctttcaagacacctattggcatgttatcataccaattggtttatagCAAGGTGTGTTATTTGCCGATTGAGCTGGGGCATAAAGCGTTGTGGGCACTAAGGCAGATTAATCTAAACTGGAATGAGGCACCGTATATGAGACTGGGGTAGCAGAATGAAATGGATGAGTTCCCTCTCGGAGCTTATGAAAGAGCTAATCTATACAAGGAAAGAATAAAGAAGTACCATGACCGTAGAATTGAAAAGCAGGATTTTCATAAAGGTGACCTGGTGCTCCTCTTCAACTCAAGGCTCAAGCTTTTTCtaggtaagctcaaatccaaatggtctggcccatttaaagttaatcaagtctactcgtctggagtagtggaacttaaAAATAAAGATGGTAGTGTCTTCAAGGTTAATGGGCAGCGGATGAAGTTGTATATCGGTCCAATGGACTCAATAAAAAGTATCGCTACCATCTATCTCAATAAAGTCGAAGTAATTGAGATAACTAAGTCATGCCGCGATGATAAATTAGGCGCTAGTGGGTGGCAACCCACAGTGTGTTGTTGTAAAGCATTAGTTTAAGTTATGTTGTTGTTTTGTTCAAGATGAAGGGTTCGTGTAAGTGTGTAAGTATAACAGTGTAGAAAAATAGAAGCTGAATGAGTTTGAGGGGATCGACGGATTAACCAATGGACTGTCGTTGGGAACCGTTGCATCAAATACTAGAAACATTTCTAGGAAAGTAGCGATGGGTTGACCTACGAACCGTCGCAAGCTTGATGGATCATTAGCCTAACGGTCACCAATGAGTTGCAAGGTAGGTCACTGGAAAGGGGCGACAACTTATCTGAAAAACCGTCGCacttgcgacggaccatcgcatgaATCGTTGCACTTAACCCTAGTTTAATGGTCCGGGTTGGATCaatttaaattgttaaatatTTCATTCTTATCCGACCCAAGAAGTTTTAAATGGATAATTTAAAGTAGTTAAGTAACGTCCAAACTGTTCAAGTTCCTGAGACTATTTAGTTTCCATGCTTTCAATGTATCTGAGCTTTTTTATGTCCTTCTAAAACTTCTCCTCTTCCCTTTTCCATTTTAACTCCATTCTCTTATTCTTATTTGTCCCATCACAAGCAAAATAAATCTCTCACAAAACAAGGGTCTATTTGTTGTTCTGTGTTTAGTTTGCAAGTCAGAGTAGTGACCACATACTACATCACCAAGGTATGATCTCTTCATCACTCTCTATTGGTTTCAACTTTAAGAATAAAGAAAGTATGTGAAGGCTTTAATGTTGAAGTAATTCTCTTTTATCTTAATTGATTCTGTGTGGGTCTGAAGTAAGTCAAAACCTGACAAACACTGTcctgggtgaagtctgagtagcccatGGACCAAAAATGGCAAACGTGGTGATGTATTATTGATGAAAATGCCATGAAAATTGTGTTTAAATAAAGTGTACACAAGGTGTTCGACAAAATGCCAAAATGAGGCCTGAATTTGAAAATTGTAGGCGACGGCTTGTGCGACGGATCATCTGACACCTGACAACCTATCACAGAGTTCCCAGAAATAAAGTGACTAGAATTGACCCGACGGTTGGGGTCGACGGACTGTCGCAGACCCGACGAACCGTTGCCTTACCCGTCACTGgccaaatttttttttgtttctggtTTGAGTTTGTAAACTGGTAAATGTTTTCCTTTCAAGTGATATGGCAAATAAATTACCACTAACCAGAGGTAGGGGTAGGGGCCAAAGTACAAGGCCAGATCCATCACAGGGTTCAAACGCACTGGCACACAACACTTGGCAAAGACGCCAGGTGATTTCTTCATCCTCTCAGTCTGAAGAGGAGGGTGACAACAGAAGCAGCAGTAGCTCGAGCCCAATTGAGGAATGGTTTAAAACATCTAACCCCATCCAAATAGAGGTTTCAGAATAGGAGGACCCGAACATAGTTTGGCTCAAGGACCCACAACTGTGGAAGGCTATCGGATGATAGGTTGAAGGCGCTCGAAAGCATTTCTATAGGAGGCTCGAGAAAATAGTTAGGTTGGAAGTCAAGAGACCTATTTTCGAGGAATATCAAATTGTGACTACAACTCTGCATGAGTATCCAAAACTTGAGCGCTGATTCAATCAATATGAGTTGGCATGGATGAGTAGGCCACTTGGAACCTATCAATCGAATTTGGTATGTGAGTTTTTTGCCAACTACTTGGCTTTGTTGGAGAAGGACTGTCCCACAGGTGTATCATTGAGTGACATGAACAATCTTGCCACAGTTCCTGTGCGGGAAATCGACATTGATATCTCAGAGCGTACGTTGAATAGGTTCTTGTTCGGGCCTGAATATCAGATACTAGGTGGAACACTAGATTTGGAGCATCGATTGTTCACGGTGAGTAACCAAAGGCCTTGGCTGGCCAAAATATTTATAGAAGAAAGTGAGCCTTCTTGGTTGCACAACCCCCATGAAAGGATATCTAAGTCATCCCTAAGCTTTAGAGATAAGTTTTGGTGACAAATTGTGAGACTGAGGCTAATGCCAACAGGGGGTGATGACCGCTTAGAAATCAATAGAGCTATGATTTTTGCTGCATTGATTGAAGGATTGATAGTGGATTTCAGCCATTTATCACTGATGAATTATTTACTCGTGCTAACAGAACTACAACTGCAATGTCTTTTCTATGTCTTATCACAAATTTGTGCAGGTAAGCAAATGTCCCTTTGATCATTAGAATTGATAATGAGGTCCGGACAATGCACAAACAGGATATTGAAAAGATAAGGGATGCTTCAAGGCTTGATATGAGAGTTAATCGACCTCCAACCCATCAAACTCAGTCGACACCAGTTCCTGAGTCATCAGAGGTTCCTTTAGGTATGCCATTACCTCTTACTACGTATGTGCCTCCTACCAGATCTACAGGTTTAGCTTTGATGCTTATGGGTGGGACTTCAGATTTGCTTTAGTCCTACCCCAATATTCTAATTATAGGATGAACCAGGAGAACTTTGCAAAGGCAGTTCGATCCCAGAAATGATTTGAAAACTAGTTAGCTATATGGGGGGCAAATTTCAAACTCTTTATTGAAAGAATTATAGAGGAAATAGTACGTCCTTTTAGGAACATTCAGCTAAGAATGAATGATATGGAGAAGTAAATCAATAAGAAGCTGGATGCCATATCTATTCTGGATTTTGCTAAGTTTATGATGGAGTTTAGACAGGCTCAGGCAGATATAGCACAGCTAAAATGGCAGCCACAACAGTCTATGTTTAATCCAACCCAGCTTGCAGGTGATAAGGATGAAGGTCTTGTAGACCTAATGAGGAGACCAATAAATGACAAGGGTAAAAAAGTAGTAGAGACagatgaaaaaatatagaaagttGTAAATAAAGCAGCCAAGAAAAGGAAACTTGCAGCAATGATGctggaagagagagagagaggaat
Coding sequences:
- the LOC124887717 gene encoding uncharacterized protein LOC124887717, whose translation is MRVTNRSGKVLASPLIGKTVVDIVPFDIEEVEIDHPVESEKLDEIIYDTPSNYQQVDELEKRKRKEVEVVVTTLLKSPSLFPHQLKKKANDAKFRKFMAMLKKLTINFPLVQALEQMSEIGFGEPTPTNIRLVMADRSVKRPVEILYDVLVKVASVTFPVDFVILNCEEDFEVPIILGRSFLRIGSVLIDLRTHELLFRLNDEVV